The Niastella koreensis GR20-10 genome includes a window with the following:
- a CDS encoding helix-turn-helix domain-containing protein, which yields MRKETSGLRYVVDEISTEHFIAEHYFIYVVKGLVILYDGNKHVELTPGQCCIARKNRLGRYYKMSENSELEKVILALDTNFLKRFQDRNKTTITKFKSTETFIRIGKSDLLPDYIRSLTPYYDHGQISTPFAEVKREELLIILLQSQPALAGLFFDYGIPGKINIEEFMMQHYKFNVSIDRLAFLTGRSLSAFKRDFAQTFNQTPSRWLVNKRLSEAHFLIQKKKQKPSDIYLDLGFETLSHFSFAFKKRFGLSPTELLGLKRTAIK from the coding sequence ATGAGAAAAGAAACATCTGGCTTACGATACGTGGTAGATGAAATTTCAACCGAACATTTCATTGCCGAACATTATTTTATATACGTTGTAAAAGGTTTGGTGATATTGTACGATGGGAATAAGCATGTAGAATTAACACCTGGGCAATGCTGCATAGCGCGTAAAAACCGGTTAGGCCGCTATTATAAAATGTCGGAAAATAGTGAATTAGAGAAAGTAATTCTTGCGCTTGATACCAATTTTCTTAAACGATTTCAGGACAGAAACAAAACAACAATAACGAAATTTAAATCCACTGAAACGTTTATACGAATTGGCAAAAGTGACTTACTGCCGGATTACATTAGATCATTAACGCCCTACTACGATCACGGTCAGATAAGCACTCCTTTTGCAGAAGTTAAACGTGAAGAGCTATTGATTATACTTCTGCAGTCGCAGCCTGCATTAGCGGGATTGTTTTTTGATTACGGAATTCCCGGAAAGATCAATATCGAAGAATTTATGATGCAGCATTATAAGTTCAATGTGAGCATTGACCGGCTCGCATTTTTAACCGGAAGAAGTTTATCGGCATTTAAAAGAGATTTTGCCCAGACGTTTAATCAAACACCCAGCCGGTGGCTTGTGAACAAGCGCTTATCGGAAGCTCATTTTCTAATTCAAAAGAAAAAGCAAAAGCCATCTGACATCTATCTTGATCTGGGCTTTGAAACGCTATCACATTTTTCATTCGCCTTCAAAAAACGATTCGGACTAAGTCCAACCGAACTGCTAGGCCTCAAAAGAACAGCAATTAAATGA
- a CDS encoding VIT1/CCC1 transporter family protein yields the protein MANPSSKNLQTEVDACFLYTKLAAAESDATVASVFRQMSAIEKSHAEAFLKKMNPGSIAAFPPPSFRAKTLNIIGKVLGYDYVLGVLMDTEKSISNAVVNAKNKNKLPITGSETNHVKILRSLLENESKVTGRSLAKFESRHRSVGGNALRAAVLGGNDGLVSNFSLVMGIAGATTGGSGVLLAGVAGLLAGALSMALGEWISVKSSQELHENQMQLEMEELETNPEGEQKELALIYIAKGIPEDQAHAMAADIMMNKSDAHEVLVKEELGINVEELKGSALEAAVYSFILFAIGAVIPVIPFMFTRGVTAIIISVISSAAGLFLIGSAITLFTGKSIWFSGFRQVLFGLIAAAITFGIGKLIGVSVAG from the coding sequence ATGGCTAATCCTTCAAGCAAGAATCTTCAAACAGAAGTGGATGCCTGCTTTTTGTATACAAAATTAGCAGCGGCCGAATCTGATGCAACAGTTGCCAGTGTTTTCAGACAAATGAGTGCTATTGAAAAAAGCCATGCAGAAGCATTTTTGAAAAAAATGAACCCGGGTTCAATTGCGGCATTTCCACCACCATCTTTCAGGGCTAAAACACTTAATATCATTGGTAAAGTTTTGGGTTACGACTATGTATTGGGTGTATTGATGGATACAGAAAAAAGTATTTCCAATGCAGTTGTTAATGCAAAAAATAAAAATAAGCTACCTATTACCGGCAGCGAAACAAACCACGTCAAAATATTAAGGTCGCTCTTAGAAAATGAATCTAAAGTTACAGGAAGAAGTCTTGCAAAATTTGAAAGCAGACACCGCTCTGTTGGCGGCAATGCATTAAGAGCGGCGGTACTTGGAGGCAATGATGGTCTGGTTTCTAACTTTAGCTTAGTGATGGGAATTGCTGGGGCGACTACGGGCGGCTCAGGTGTTTTGTTAGCCGGGGTTGCAGGATTATTAGCCGGTGCATTATCCATGGCTTTGGGCGAGTGGATTTCTGTTAAAAGTTCGCAGGAATTGCATGAAAACCAGATGCAGTTGGAAATGGAAGAACTAGAAACGAATCCTGAAGGAGAACAAAAGGAACTGGCATTAATTTATATTGCCAAAGGAATTCCTGAAGACCAGGCGCACGCCATGGCTGCCGATATTATGATGAATAAAAGTGATGCCCATGAGGTATTGGTGAAAGAAGAGTTAGGTATAAATGTAGAAGAACTAAAAGGTTCTGCCCTGGAAGCGGCTGTTTATTCGTTTATACTTTTTGCTATTGGGGCTGTAATACCGGTTATTCCTTTTATGTTTACCAGGGGCGTAACGGCAATAATTATTAGTGTTATCAGCAGTGCAGCGGGTTTATTTTTAATTGGTTCTGCCATTACATTATTCACGGGTAAAAGTATTTGGTTCTCGGGATTCAGGCAGGTGCTTTTTGGTTTAATTGCAGCAGCTATTACTTTTGGAATTGGAAAATTGATTGGTGTTTCGGTAGCTGGATAA
- a CDS encoding helix-turn-helix domain-containing protein: protein MINGTPARVKTITQAHRVLALPTPKHPLISVVDYTQVQAPAGVSAVFDFYSISLKRGVNKLIYGQQEYDFDEGVLYFLAPNQVLSAEETSDKERSGWILFLHPDFLWNTSLAKKIKQYEFFNYSVNEALFLSENEETILNGIIQNIQQEYNANIDKFSQDVIIAQLELLLTYSRRFYERQFITRKITNHKILERLEDLLNDYFNSEDILSKGLPSVQYVAEKLTISTKYLSNLLKQLTGQTTQQHIQNKLIEKAKEKLSTTDLSVSEIAYQLGFEHSQSFNKLFKTKTNLSPLEFRRSFN, encoded by the coding sequence ATGATAAATGGAACACCTGCCAGAGTAAAAACCATAACTCAGGCACACCGGGTGCTGGCGCTTCCTACGCCTAAACATCCCCTGATCAGTGTCGTTGACTATACACAGGTTCAAGCACCGGCAGGCGTTAGTGCTGTATTTGATTTCTATTCCATATCGCTTAAGAGAGGAGTCAATAAACTGATTTATGGTCAACAGGAATATGATTTTGACGAAGGCGTTTTGTATTTTTTAGCACCCAACCAGGTGTTGAGCGCAGAAGAAACCTCAGATAAAGAACGTTCGGGCTGGATCTTATTCCTGCATCCTGATTTTTTATGGAATACGTCGCTGGCAAAAAAGATTAAACAATACGAGTTTTTTAATTATTCAGTAAATGAAGCATTGTTTCTTTCAGAAAATGAAGAAACGATCCTCAATGGAATTATTCAAAACATTCAGCAGGAGTACAATGCAAACATTGATAAGTTTAGCCAGGATGTAATAATTGCACAATTAGAATTACTACTTACATATTCACGACGATTTTACGAGCGGCAATTCATTACCCGAAAAATAACAAACCACAAGATCTTAGAACGTTTGGAAGATCTGTTGAACGATTATTTCAATAGTGAAGATATACTATCAAAAGGGTTGCCGTCTGTTCAATATGTTGCGGAAAAACTAACTATATCTACTAAGTATTTAAGCAATTTGCTGAAACAATTGACAGGGCAAACCACGCAACAGCACATACAAAATAAACTCATTGAAAAAGCAAAGGAAAAACTATCCACCACTGATTTATCAGTAAGCGAAATTGCTTATCAATTGGGGTTCGAACATTCTCAGTCATTCAACAAACTTTTCAAAACAAAAACCAATCTTTCACCACTGGAATTCAGGCGGTCGTTTAATTGA
- a CDS encoding sensor histidine kinase, protein MKQEILNQKILNAVTGVALNNVALFKAIYDQQFNVIEFHYLPIISENIKLTDEYEEQISFLSKYLNARETGMFEKLLYLIKTGVAIDDTLSYSNGNSNKWLHIVVQNIRDIILISMNDITEKKLSEETIRQLNRLLAIKSEKLKLLNAELKTFGNTAAHDYIDTLRSTYIQLEFIIHNDGSKLSDAGRANIRRAQAGIQKMKLLTEDLVTYMQIPALNDEESPVRLNEILANVLRNMHNIITETGAEIIIDPLPIIQGFAYLLFLLFSHIIANAIKFKRENEIPAIQIRCCQTNGVPAKVSSTNETYSKISIIDNGIGFDQKFAENIFAIFYQLNNKFRGSGVGLAICKKIMSVHNGFITADSAPGSGTTFDCFFPQLKE, encoded by the coding sequence ATGAAACAGGAAATTTTAAATCAAAAAATATTAAATGCAGTTACAGGTGTAGCTCTTAACAATGTAGCCCTTTTTAAGGCTATATATGATCAACAATTTAACGTTATCGAATTCCATTATTTGCCAATAATCTCAGAAAATATAAAACTCACTGACGAATATGAAGAACAAATTTCGTTTTTGTCAAAGTATTTGAATGCAAGGGAAACGGGCATGTTTGAAAAGCTGCTGTATCTTATAAAAACAGGAGTAGCTATAGATGATACGCTTTCATATTCCAATGGCAATTCCAATAAATGGTTACATATAGTAGTTCAAAACATCCGGGATATTATTCTTATATCAATGAATGATATTACAGAAAAGAAATTATCAGAAGAAACTATAAGGCAATTAAACAGGTTGCTGGCAATTAAGAGCGAAAAGCTCAAGTTGTTGAATGCTGAACTTAAAACATTTGGCAATACTGCAGCGCATGACTATATCGATACCTTGCGAAGTACTTATATACAACTTGAATTTATTATCCACAACGATGGTAGCAAACTGAGTGATGCAGGCAGGGCAAATATCAGAAGGGCGCAGGCAGGGATACAGAAAATGAAATTGCTCACCGAGGATCTGGTAACATATATGCAAATTCCTGCTCTAAACGATGAAGAATCCCCGGTTAGGTTAAATGAAATATTGGCCAATGTATTGAGGAACATGCATAATATAATAACTGAGACAGGAGCCGAAATAATAATCGATCCCCTGCCAATCATACAAGGCTTTGCCTACCTTCTTTTTTTGCTATTTAGTCATATAATAGCTAATGCAATTAAGTTTAAAAGGGAAAATGAAATTCCGGCTATCCAGATCAGGTGTTGCCAGACCAACGGGGTTCCCGCAAAGGTGTCTTCAACAAATGAAACATACAGTAAGATATCTATAATAGATAATGGAATAGGTTTTGATCAAAAATTTGCTGAGAATATCTTTGCTATCTTTTACCAGCTTAACAACAAATTTAGGGGCTCCGGTGTTGGCCTTGCTATTTGTAAAAAAATAATGTCTGTTCATAATGGATTTATTACTGCAGATAGTGCTCCCGGAAGCGGAACAACCTTTGATTGCTTTTTTCCTCAATTAAAAGAATAA
- a CDS encoding alpha-L-fucosidase: MKISFLIKSLLLPALVAVAAVSLAQVKSQELNELQQRFVDLKFGMFIHFNIPTYFNQDWPDPEGSSSAFNPTKLNADQWAKAAKSANMTYGCLTTKHHSGFCIWDTRTTDYNVMHSPYKKDVVREFVRAFRANGLKVMLYYSILDTHHKLRPNEIQQKHIEMVKKQLTELLTNYGQIEALIIDGWDAPWSRISYDDIPFEQIYKLVKKLQPNCILMDLNGAKYPKDGLYYTDIKTYEMGAGQRMSKEINQMPSLACLPLQSSWFWKNDFPETAVKDPAKLVSETLVPLNNANCNFILNVAPNRDGQFDDNAVAALKQIGQFWHNDGSKADFKPTGEPIRATNLAKHQPANSSWSNDMNIMDFANDDDFGSSWQSNPEVKNPWYEIDFRAPQTFNEIVIFEQKANIKKYKLEYFANNKWNPLFDGEKLERVKLHRFAAVKGERVRMQIESYDTPPSIAEFGVYNEPR, translated from the coding sequence ATGAAAATCAGCTTCTTAATTAAATCCCTGTTACTGCCGGCCCTGGTGGCGGTGGCTGCTGTTTCACTTGCCCAGGTAAAATCGCAAGAACTGAACGAACTCCAGCAAAGATTTGTAGACCTCAAATTTGGTATGTTCATTCACTTTAATATACCAACTTACTTTAACCAGGACTGGCCTGATCCCGAGGGATCCTCGTCAGCATTCAATCCCACTAAATTAAACGCGGATCAGTGGGCAAAAGCAGCGAAATCTGCTAACATGACCTACGGCTGTCTGACTACCAAACACCACAGCGGCTTTTGCATCTGGGATACCAGGACAACCGACTATAACGTCATGCACTCGCCTTACAAAAAAGATGTCGTGAGGGAATTTGTAAGAGCGTTTCGCGCAAACGGGCTGAAAGTAATGCTTTACTATTCGATTTTGGATACGCACCATAAACTTCGCCCGAACGAGATACAGCAAAAACATATTGAGATGGTGAAGAAACAGTTAACCGAATTACTCACCAATTACGGTCAGATTGAGGCATTGATCATTGACGGCTGGGATGCACCCTGGTCCAGGATCTCTTACGATGATATTCCGTTCGAACAGATTTATAAACTAGTAAAAAAGCTCCAGCCCAACTGTATCCTGATGGATTTAAATGGCGCCAAATATCCCAAAGACGGTCTGTATTATACCGACATCAAAACTTACGAAATGGGCGCTGGTCAGCGCATGTCAAAGGAAATTAACCAGATGCCTTCTCTGGCTTGCCTGCCGTTACAGTCCTCATGGTTCTGGAAAAATGATTTCCCGGAAACAGCCGTGAAAGATCCGGCGAAACTGGTCAGCGAAACCCTGGTGCCTTTGAACAATGCAAACTGTAATTTCATCCTCAATGTTGCCCCGAACCGCGACGGCCAGTTTGATGATAATGCTGTTGCTGCCTTAAAACAAATCGGTCAGTTTTGGCATAATGACGGCTCCAAGGCGGATTTTAAGCCTACGGGCGAACCGATCAGGGCCACTAACCTGGCAAAGCATCAGCCTGCCAATTCCAGTTGGAGTAACGATATGAACATCATGGATTTTGCTAACGATGATGATTTCGGATCATCCTGGCAATCAAACCCTGAAGTGAAAAACCCCTGGTATGAAATTGATTTCAGAGCGCCGCAGACTTTCAACGAAATTGTCATTTTTGAGCAAAAGGCCAATATCAAAAAATATAAACTAGAATATTTTGCCAATAACAAATGGAACCCGCTATTCGACGGCGAGAAGCTGGAACGGGTAAAACTGCACCGCTTCGCCGCAGTTAAAGGAGAAAGGGTGAGAATGCAGATCGAATCGTATGATACTCCGCCGTCAATAGCAGAATTTGGTGTTTACAACGAACCTCGATAA
- a CDS encoding SDR family oxidoreductase, with the protein MQLANSTILITGGSSGIGLEFLKQLSQHNVTKIIITGRDGSKLEQIKQQFPHIHTVKSDVSDSKEIGQLYNNITKEFPALNIIINNAGIMRNMDLQDTSMDLGNITEEIDTNLSGTIRMVHQFLPHLKKKSAAAIVNISSGLAFIPFPLSPVYSATKAGIHSYTQILRLQLKHTNVKIFEVAPPSTETPLLNAFSNVDMGSTVQNMKVDKMVRVAIQGILKDKAEILPGMAKVLKLMGRIAPRFFLNFMDGAVEKGKRKSK; encoded by the coding sequence ATGCAATTAGCAAACAGCACAATTCTTATTACAGGAGGCTCAAGCGGAATAGGCCTGGAGTTTTTGAAACAACTTAGCCAACATAACGTAACAAAAATTATTATTACAGGGCGGGATGGTTCAAAATTAGAACAGATTAAACAGCAGTTTCCCCACATACATACCGTAAAAAGCGATGTAAGCGATTCCAAAGAGATCGGACAATTGTACAACAATATCACAAAGGAATTTCCCGCACTGAACATTATTATCAATAATGCAGGTATTATGCGAAACATGGACTTGCAGGATACAAGTATGGATCTGGGGAACATCACTGAAGAAATTGATACCAATTTGTCGGGAACGATCCGCATGGTCCATCAGTTCCTGCCGCATTTAAAAAAGAAAAGCGCAGCTGCCATCGTAAATATTTCATCGGGATTGGCATTTATTCCATTTCCGCTCTCTCCTGTTTACAGTGCTACAAAAGCAGGGATCCATTCTTATACTCAGATATTGCGTTTACAACTGAAACACACCAATGTCAAAATCTTTGAAGTTGCGCCCCCTTCTACCGAAACACCACTTCTAAACGCATTTTCAAACGTGGATATGGGAAGTACCGTACAGAATATGAAAGTGGACAAAATGGTAAGGGTTGCTATTCAGGGAATTCTGAAAGACAAAGCAGAAATATTGCCGGGAATGGCAAAAGTGCTGAAATTAATGGGGAGAATTGCGCCTCGGTTTTTCCTGAATTTTATGGATGGAGCTGTAGAAAAAGGAAAGCGGAAATCAAAATAG
- a CDS encoding DsbA family protein codes for MAKLTPPVNKNDHVQGSPDAEILLVEYGDYQCPHCGAAHPIVKEIQKRLGKNISFVFRNFPLSNLHELAIPAAKTAEAAGRQNKFWQMHDMIYEHQTQLSQFALLKFAEELKLNIIELKRDLADKSLLEKIESDFESGMRSGVNGTPSFFINGYKYNGGYDFTSLYSALEKNYISK; via the coding sequence ATGGCAAAATTAACACCTCCTGTAAATAAAAACGATCACGTTCAGGGTTCTCCTGATGCGGAAATACTATTGGTGGAATATGGCGATTATCAATGCCCTCACTGTGGTGCTGCCCATCCGATAGTGAAGGAAATTCAAAAAAGGCTTGGTAAAAACATAAGCTTTGTATTCAGGAATTTTCCTTTATCCAATCTACATGAGTTGGCGATACCTGCTGCAAAGACTGCAGAAGCTGCAGGCAGGCAGAATAAATTTTGGCAGATGCACGATATGATCTATGAACATCAAACACAACTTAGCCAATTTGCGCTTTTGAAATTCGCCGAAGAGCTCAAGCTAAATATCATTGAGTTGAAGAGAGACCTTGCAGACAAATCACTTCTTGAAAAAATAGAATCAGATTTTGAGAGCGGTATGCGAAGCGGTGTGAATGGAACGCCTTCATTTTTTATCAATGGCTATAAATACAATGGCGGTTATGATTTTACTTCGTTGTATAGCGCTCTTGAAAAAAACTATATAAGTAAATAG
- a CDS encoding redoxin domain-containing protein — translation MLDQNDIAPDFELYATLDQKFTLKQLKGKNVIIAFYPADWSPVCGDQMTLYNEMLNYFKKYNAELLGISVDSKWCHEAFKKDRKLHFTLLADFEPKGDIAKKYGVYDNREGQSERALFVMDTNGVIQWSYLSPIGINPGADGIITALETITNKKQ, via the coding sequence ATGTTAGACCAAAATGATATTGCCCCTGATTTTGAATTATACGCCACCCTTGATCAGAAATTCACATTGAAACAATTAAAAGGTAAAAATGTAATAATCGCGTTTTATCCTGCAGACTGGAGCCCCGTATGCGGAGACCAGATGACACTCTATAATGAAATGCTGAACTATTTTAAGAAGTATAATGCGGAACTATTGGGTATTTCTGTTGACAGTAAATGGTGTCATGAGGCTTTTAAGAAGGACAGGAAACTCCATTTTACGTTGCTTGCTGATTTTGAGCCGAAAGGCGATATAGCAAAAAAGTACGGCGTGTATGACAACAGGGAAGGCCAAAGTGAAAGGGCTTTGTTTGTAATGGACACAAATGGGGTAATCCAATGGAGTTATCTGTCACCCATAGGGATCAATCCGGGTGCAGATGGCATTATCACAGCTTTAGAAACCATAACGAATAAAAAACAATGA
- a CDS encoding response regulator translates to MKYIILLVDDDDDEFDLFMEALHGTNLQCDCIFSKNAEKALHLLYYTIPDFIFIDYNMPKINGLKFITEIKKLRPPRDVPIILYSSAITDSLAKNAMALGAFLCIKKPYEINTLTKILLNILTKSRAFNFHFTTRINPGN, encoded by the coding sequence ATGAAGTATATTATTCTTTTAGTAGATGATGATGATGATGAATTTGATCTGTTCATGGAAGCTTTGCACGGAACAAACTTACAATGTGATTGCATTTTTTCTAAAAATGCAGAAAAGGCATTACACCTATTGTATTATACAATACCGGATTTTATTTTTATTGATTACAACATGCCTAAAATAAATGGCTTGAAATTTATTACAGAAATTAAAAAGTTAAGACCCCCCCGCGATGTTCCCATTATTCTATACTCCTCCGCGATCACTGACAGCCTGGCTAAAAATGCAATGGCCCTGGGAGCCTTTCTATGTATTAAAAAACCTTATGAGATCAATACTCTTACTAAAATATTACTAAATATTCTTACAAAATCACGGGCGTTCAACTTTCATTTTACCACCAGGATCAATCCTGGAAATTAG
- a CDS encoding YfdX family protein, giving the protein MKKILVLIAILFSTEYLLSCKENKTPAIKSESPGRTSNPKSNISKPPATNLSPRKVQDQINKEIHDALLISNESITGEAAIVIAETHNAIRHLLDSNYAAATKAIENAIGKSEVVTSKNRGNGLVPLTRDVTVRDLVADLQTLNDARNEVEDLIDKGYLQDARRLANLLVSEIYISTSSIPLQTYPAALKEAVELSKEK; this is encoded by the coding sequence ATGAAAAAGATATTAGTCTTAATTGCGATCCTATTTTCTACGGAATATTTGTTATCGTGCAAAGAAAATAAAACACCGGCAATTAAAAGTGAATCACCGGGCCGAACAAGCAATCCGAAATCCAATATTTCAAAACCACCCGCAACAAATCTTTCACCCCGGAAAGTACAGGATCAAATCAATAAAGAAATTCATGATGCATTATTAATTTCCAATGAATCTATTACAGGGGAAGCAGCAATAGTAATTGCCGAAACACATAATGCCATTCGCCATCTGCTCGATAGTAACTATGCAGCTGCGACGAAAGCCATTGAAAACGCAATAGGGAAATCGGAAGTTGTAACCAGCAAAAACCGTGGTAATGGATTGGTGCCACTAACAAGGGATGTTACTGTACGGGACCTGGTTGCAGATCTGCAAACCCTTAATGATGCCAGGAATGAAGTTGAAGACCTTATAGATAAGGGATACCTGCAAGATGCAAGAAGATTAGCCAATTTGCTTGTTAGCGAAATTTACATCAGCACTTCAAGCATTCCATTGCAAACCTATCCCGCAGCTTTAAAGGAAGCGGTGGAACTGTCGAAGGAAAAGTAA
- a CDS encoding DUF4136 domain-containing protein has protein sequence MKFSYFILGVALFHFLALSCSNPVHIQKDPAVNLSTYQTYSWVDTKENEQDNVAKPTAYLDISMRKTVNQQLAKKGWKETDQHPDVLISYEVLVERSTEERSNPVYTRPFTRVFYNPFRGRWINIYYPSEFLGYQTYQVPVKEGTIIISMVDANTDKVVWQGWTTRKLNYAMLTEKEIKKSVADIFKKFV, from the coding sequence ATGAAGTTCAGTTATTTTATATTGGGGGTAGCTTTATTTCATTTTTTAGCATTATCCTGCTCCAATCCGGTACACATACAAAAGGATCCGGCCGTAAACCTGTCAACCTATCAAACCTATTCCTGGGTAGATACCAAAGAAAATGAACAGGATAATGTTGCAAAGCCAACCGCATATTTAGATATTAGTATGCGCAAGACTGTAAACCAACAGCTGGCTAAAAAAGGTTGGAAAGAAACGGACCAGCATCCTGATGTACTCATAAGTTATGAAGTACTGGTAGAAAGATCCACAGAGGAACGATCAAATCCTGTTTACACAAGACCATTCACCAGGGTTTTCTATAACCCTTTCAGGGGGCGCTGGATTAACATCTATTATCCTTCAGAGTTCCTTGGATATCAAACATACCAGGTGCCGGTAAAAGAAGGCACAATTATAATATCTATGGTAGATGCAAACACAGATAAAGTAGTTTGGCAGGGCTGGACAACAAGAAAACTCAACTATGCAATGCTAACGGAAAAGGAAATAAAGAAAAGCGTAGCTGATATTTTCAAAAAATTTGTTTAA
- a CDS encoding HdeD family acid-resistance protein — protein sequence MTTTIVPVAGRNVRYWWIFLLRGLLFIIAGVLTFRYPLESYVTLSIFFGVTMLFTGILELTFTLSTRKIKGWGWRLAASLIDLILGIILILDIGISMAVLPFLVSFWFLFRGITMLSFSGIVRNVGSTAWMITGGILLIFFAILIMINPVLGAVTIVTWTGLAFIVAGIFNIILTIQLKKEPQSSGKNGID from the coding sequence ATGACTACTACGATTGTTCCAGTCGCTGGCAGGAATGTTCGCTATTGGTGGATCTTCCTTTTGCGTGGCCTGTTATTTATAATTGCAGGGGTACTTACTTTTCGTTATCCCCTGGAAAGCTATGTAACCTTAAGTATTTTCTTTGGCGTTACGATGCTTTTTACCGGCATATTAGAATTAACCTTTACTCTCTCGACCCGTAAAATAAAAGGATGGGGATGGCGGTTGGCGGCCTCTCTTATTGATCTTATTCTGGGAATCATCTTAATACTGGATATTGGGATCAGTATGGCGGTTTTACCATTTCTCGTCAGTTTCTGGTTTTTATTCAGGGGTATTACGATGTTAAGTTTTTCAGGCATTGTCAGGAACGTAGGCAGTACAGCCTGGATGATCACAGGAGGTATTCTACTGATATTTTTTGCTATTCTTATTATGATCAACCCGGTGTTGGGTGCTGTGACCATTGTCACCTGGACAGGACTGGCTTTTATAGTAGCTGGCATTTTCAATATCATTCTGACCATACAACTAAAAAAGGAACCGCAGAGTTCTGGCAAAAATGGGATCGACTAA